A stretch of the Azorhizobium caulinodans ORS 571 genome encodes the following:
- the glyA gene encoding serine hydroxymethyltransferase, which yields MASSAAHSASASAEMNRFFSASLAEVDPEIAAAVSAELGRQREEIELIASENIVSRAVLEAQGSVLTNKYAEGYPGKRYYGGCQFVDVAENLAIDRAKKLFGCAFANVQPNSGSQANQGVFFTLMQPGDTFLGLNLAAGGHLTHGSPVNMSGKWFNAVAYGVREDDQRIDYDVVAQLADQHKPKVIVAGGSAYPRVIDFARMRQIADSVGAKLMVDMAHFAGLVAGGAHPSPFPHAHVVTTTTHKTLRGPRGGMILTNDEELAKKLNSAIFPGIQGGPLMHVIAAKAVAFGEALRPEFKVYAKNVVENARALAENLRGHGFDIVSDGTDTHLMLVDLRPKRLTGKISENALGRAHITCNKNGIPFDPEKPAVTSGVRLGTPAGTTRGFGVAEFQQIGDMIAEVLDVLSQKGVAEDSLVEEAVRGKVKSLLARFPIYN from the coding sequence ATGGCCTCGTCCGCTGCGCACAGCGCCTCCGCCTCGGCGGAGATGAACCGCTTCTTCTCCGCCTCCCTCGCGGAGGTTGATCCCGAGATCGCCGCCGCCGTGTCGGCCGAACTCGGTCGCCAGCGCGAGGAAATCGAGCTCATCGCCTCGGAAAACATCGTCTCCCGCGCCGTGCTCGAGGCCCAGGGCTCGGTGCTCACCAACAAGTACGCCGAGGGCTATCCGGGCAAGCGCTATTATGGCGGCTGCCAGTTCGTGGACGTGGCCGAGAACCTCGCCATCGATCGCGCCAAGAAGCTGTTCGGCTGCGCCTTCGCGAACGTACAGCCGAATTCCGGCAGCCAGGCCAATCAGGGCGTCTTCTTCACCCTGATGCAGCCGGGCGACACCTTCCTCGGCCTCAACCTCGCCGCCGGCGGCCATCTGACCCATGGCTCGCCGGTCAACATGTCGGGCAAGTGGTTCAACGCGGTGGCCTATGGCGTGCGCGAGGACGACCAGCGCATTGATTATGACGTGGTCGCCCAGCTCGCCGACCAGCACAAGCCGAAGGTCATCGTGGCCGGCGGCTCGGCCTATCCGCGCGTCATCGATTTCGCCCGCATGCGGCAGATCGCCGACAGCGTCGGCGCCAAGCTCATGGTGGACATGGCGCACTTCGCGGGCCTCGTGGCCGGCGGCGCCCACCCGAGCCCGTTCCCGCACGCCCATGTGGTGACCACCACCACGCACAAGACCCTGCGCGGCCCGCGCGGCGGCATGATCCTCACGAATGACGAGGAGCTGGCGAAGAAGCTCAACTCCGCCATCTTCCCCGGCATCCAGGGTGGCCCGCTCATGCATGTCATCGCCGCCAAGGCGGTGGCCTTCGGCGAAGCGCTGCGCCCCGAGTTCAAGGTCTATGCCAAGAACGTGGTGGAGAATGCCCGCGCGCTGGCCGAGAACCTGCGCGGCCACGGCTTCGACATCGTGTCCGACGGCACCGACACGCATCTGATGCTGGTGGACCTGCGTCCCAAGCGCCTCACCGGCAAGATTTCGGAGAATGCGCTCGGCCGCGCCCACATCACCTGCAACAAGAACGGCATTCCGTTCGACCCCGAGAAGCCGGCGGTCACCTCGGGCGTGCGCCTCGGCACCCCGGCGGGCACCACCCGCGGCTTCGGCGTGGCCGAGTTCCAGCAGATCGGCGACATGATCGCCGAAGTGCTGGACGTGCTGTCGCAGAAGGGCGTCGCCGAGGACAGCCTCGTGGAAGAAGCGGTGCGCGGCAAGGTGAAGTCGCTGCTCGCCCGCTTCCCCATCTACAACTGA
- a CDS encoding energy transducer TonB family protein, with protein sequence MTATYPHHHHEHHGPLPVGRWVLAGALILAIHGGAVYAGLKWHKVEGISEPPPAAVMIDLAPLPVAPPSETEDVAPGPQMVQAPEPVPDAPDTMEDSTPPPTPEVVEEPIEKMPDLPTPPVMAEAVLPPPRPIVQEPPPPQKKPEEKKPEKKASRRPAAPVTSAAPKLDAPTSNAIAAPSAGASSSASTAPATWRSMIVGHLNRYKRYPSEARAKREEGTARLRFTIDRAGRVIGASLAGTSGHALLDEETLEMVRRASPFPAPPAEVAGASITFTVPVDFNVR encoded by the coding sequence GTGACGGCCACCTACCCGCATCATCACCACGAGCACCACGGGCCGCTGCCGGTGGGGCGCTGGGTGCTGGCCGGCGCCCTGATCCTCGCGATCCACGGCGGCGCGGTCTATGCGGGGCTGAAGTGGCACAAGGTGGAGGGCATCAGCGAGCCGCCGCCGGCCGCCGTGATGATCGACCTCGCCCCGCTGCCGGTGGCGCCGCCTTCCGAGACCGAGGACGTGGCGCCCGGACCGCAGATGGTGCAGGCCCCCGAGCCGGTGCCGGATGCGCCGGACACCATGGAAGACTCCACCCCGCCGCCGACGCCGGAGGTGGTGGAGGAGCCCATCGAGAAGATGCCGGACCTGCCGACGCCCCCCGTGATGGCCGAGGCGGTGCTGCCGCCTCCGCGCCCGATCGTGCAGGAACCACCTCCGCCGCAGAAGAAGCCGGAAGAGAAGAAGCCAGAGAAGAAGGCGAGCCGTCGCCCGGCCGCGCCGGTGACCAGTGCTGCGCCCAAGCTCGATGCGCCGACGTCCAATGCCATTGCGGCGCCGTCCGCGGGCGCCTCGTCCTCGGCATCCACGGCGCCGGCCACGTGGCGCAGCATGATCGTGGGCCATCTCAACCGCTACAAGCGCTATCCCTCCGAGGCACGCGCCAAGCGGGAGGAGGGCACCGCCCGCCTGCGCTTCACCATCGACCGGGCCGGCCGCGTCATCGGCGCCAGCCTCGCCGGCACGTCGGGCCACGCGCTGCTGGATGAGGAGACGCTGGAGATGGTGCGCCGCGCCTCGCCCTTCCCGGCACCGCCCGCCGAAGTGGCGGGAGCCAGCATCACCTTCACCGTGCCGGTGGATTTCAACGTCCGCTGA